In one Streptomyces sp. NBC_01241 genomic region, the following are encoded:
- a CDS encoding PaaI family thioesterase — protein MYVEDQTQQEQASPAVQKRVQDSFDRQGLMAHLGARLAHIGPGRVHIVLLARPEVSQQHGYVHAGATSAIADSAGGYAALTLFSEDSDVLTVEYKINLLAPAVGDHLEAVGTVLKPGRTLTVCQLEVYGVREGGERKLVANGQQTLIRISRPAQ, from the coding sequence ATGTACGTGGAAGACCAGACGCAGCAGGAACAGGCAAGCCCCGCCGTGCAGAAGCGTGTCCAGGACAGCTTCGACCGCCAGGGCCTCATGGCCCACCTCGGCGCGCGCCTCGCACACATCGGCCCAGGCCGCGTGCACATCGTTCTTTTGGCCCGTCCAGAGGTGTCCCAGCAGCACGGCTACGTCCACGCGGGAGCGACCAGTGCCATCGCGGACAGCGCCGGCGGTTACGCGGCGCTCACGCTGTTCTCCGAGGACTCCGACGTCCTCACCGTCGAGTACAAGATCAACCTCCTCGCACCCGCCGTCGGCGACCATCTGGAGGCGGTCGGCACCGTCCTGAAACCCGGACGCACCCTGACTGTCTGCCAGTTGGAGGTGTACGGCGTCCGGGAAGGTGGCGAGCGCAAGCTCGTCGCCAACGGACAGCAAACGCTGATCCGCATCAGCAGGCCCGCCCAGTGA
- a CDS encoding NmrA/HSCARG family protein — protein MAHEQILVLAATGGQGGAVTDALLARGARIRALVRDPGRSAARQLADRGVEVVAGSLNDPGSLAAAMKGVAGVFAFTTPFEAGVEAEVDQGRAILAAAAQEHVPHLVFSSVAGADQDSGVPHFESKARIEAELAAGDVPYTILGPTYFFDNALGGARRILDGVLDLPLPPDRPLQQLARPDLGAFAADVLLDPAPYIGQRIELAGDAPTPTQMATALGAALGREVRHEYVPLTAIGNPDMHAMWTFLNGPGYRVDIPALHAAHPQIHWTGFADWARRTWATGG, from the coding sequence ATGGCGCATGAGCAGATCCTGGTGCTTGCCGCGACGGGCGGGCAGGGCGGTGCCGTGACCGACGCGCTGCTCGCCCGCGGGGCCCGGATCAGGGCGCTGGTCCGCGACCCCGGCCGGAGTGCCGCGCGGCAACTGGCCGACCGGGGTGTGGAGGTGGTTGCGGGTTCCCTGAACGATCCCGGGTCGCTCGCCGCGGCCATGAAGGGGGTGGCCGGTGTCTTCGCGTTCACCACCCCCTTCGAGGCCGGTGTCGAGGCGGAGGTGGACCAGGGGCGGGCGATCCTCGCCGCAGCAGCGCAGGAGCACGTTCCACATCTCGTGTTCAGCTCGGTCGCCGGGGCCGACCAGGACAGCGGGGTACCGCATTTCGAGAGCAAGGCGCGCATCGAGGCGGAACTGGCCGCGGGCGATGTGCCGTACACAATCCTGGGGCCGACGTACTTCTTCGACAACGCGCTCGGCGGAGCGCGGCGCATCCTCGACGGCGTGCTCGATCTCCCGCTGCCGCCCGATCGGCCATTGCAGCAGCTCGCCCGGCCCGACCTCGGCGCGTTCGCCGCGGACGTGCTGCTCGACCCCGCTCCGTACATCGGACAGCGCATCGAGCTGGCCGGCGACGCACCCACTCCCACACAGATGGCGACCGCGCTCGGCGCGGCGCTGGGACGGGAGGTCCGCCACGAGTACGTCCCGCTGACGGCCATCGGCAATCCGGACATGCACGCGATGTGGACGTTTCTGAACGGCCCCGGCTACCGCGTCGACATCCCCGCCCTCCATGCCGCCCACCCGCAGATCCACTGGACCGGCTTCGCCGACTGGGCGCGCCGCACCTGGGCCACCGGGGGCTGA
- a CDS encoding LuxR family transcriptional regulator yields MTNVKLGEALRLLGIDQAAGQVYLALLELAPAPLSAIGTTAGLDGAELDTAYGVLVDAGLASAAGRGGDVVAPVPPAAGLEILARHRAAELEESRITVGGAFESFRRQRLAAYNDNLVEVVTGDAIGPRIRHAWASARDQIRQFESPPYFPLSGATDDALATLARGVTQRVVYSRESLEHPGHLKEAIEPCIKAGEQARVVPSVPVKLVIIDEAYALVSLSIKEADVHNSMLVVQPCGLLSALVALFEQSWQSALPFHGRTTRPGGVPPADRRVLWLLAGGASDDVIAREMGISRRTLFRRLQILMAQLGAENRFQLALQAQRCGWL; encoded by the coding sequence ATGACGAACGTGAAACTCGGCGAGGCCCTTCGGCTTCTGGGCATCGACCAGGCGGCGGGCCAGGTCTATCTGGCGCTGCTGGAGCTGGCCCCCGCTCCGTTGAGTGCGATCGGAACCACGGCCGGTCTGGACGGTGCGGAGCTCGACACGGCGTACGGCGTGCTGGTGGACGCTGGTCTGGCCAGTGCCGCCGGGCGGGGCGGGGACGTGGTGGCCCCGGTTCCGCCCGCCGCGGGCCTGGAGATCCTCGCCCGGCATAGGGCAGCCGAACTCGAGGAGTCGCGTATCACCGTCGGGGGCGCGTTCGAGTCGTTCCGGCGACAGCGGCTCGCCGCGTACAACGACAATCTCGTCGAGGTCGTCACCGGCGACGCCATTGGCCCCAGGATTCGTCATGCTTGGGCGAGCGCCCGCGATCAGATTCGTCAGTTCGAGTCACCACCGTATTTCCCGTTGTCCGGGGCCACGGACGACGCGCTGGCCACGCTCGCCCGCGGGGTGACGCAGCGGGTCGTGTACTCACGGGAGTCTCTGGAGCATCCGGGCCATCTGAAGGAGGCCATCGAACCGTGCATCAAGGCCGGCGAGCAGGCCAGAGTGGTGCCGTCGGTGCCGGTCAAACTCGTGATCATCGACGAGGCGTACGCGCTCGTGTCGTTGTCGATCAAAGAGGCCGACGTACACAACTCCATGCTGGTCGTGCAGCCGTGCGGCCTGCTCTCCGCGCTCGTGGCGCTGTTCGAGCAGTCCTGGCAGAGCGCCCTGCCGTTCCACGGCCGCACCACCCGCCCAGGCGGTGTGCCGCCCGCCGACCGCCGCGTGCTCTGGCTCCTCGCGGGTGGAGCGAGCGACGACGTCATCGCCCGTGAGATGGGAATCAGTCGCCGCACGCTGTTTCGCCGCCTGCAGATCCTGATGGCTCAGCTGGGCGCCGAGAACCGTTTCCAGCTGGCTTTGCAGGCTCAGCGCTGCGGATGGCTGTGA
- a CDS encoding aminopeptidase P family protein: MAKARKNGLYTGISEELSALMRTGWADTERQDLLLGEQAPYAARRRAALSARFPGERLVIPSGNLKVRSNDDTYPFRPYSGYVHMTGDQVRDGALVLEPRADGGHDAYCYQLPRDSRDNDEFWVGYTAELWMGRRRSLAESELVLGLPCRDVRTAAGDLAAASGAPTRIVRDLDPSLEAAVTTDEERDAELEEALSDLRLVKDDWEITELRKAVDSTVRGFTDVIGELSRAVASSERWIEGTFFRRARLEGNSVGYGSICAAGEHATIMHWTDNDGPVRPGDLLLLDAGVETHTLYTADVTRTLPISGTFTPLQRKVYDAVYEAQEAGMAAVKPGAAYHDFHEASQRHLAARLVEWGFIEGPADRAYELGLQRRFTMAGTGHMLGLDVHDCAQARHEEYVDGVLEPGMVLTVEPGLYFQPDDLTVPAEWRGIGVRIEDDLVVTQDGHENLSAGLPRSADEVEAWMARFAG, translated from the coding sequence GTGGCGAAAGCGCGAAAGAACGGTCTCTACACAGGGATCTCCGAGGAACTGTCCGCTCTGATGCGGACGGGATGGGCGGACACCGAACGGCAGGACCTGCTGCTCGGCGAGCAGGCTCCGTACGCGGCCCGCCGCCGCGCCGCGCTCTCCGCGCGCTTCCCCGGCGAACGCCTGGTGATCCCCTCGGGGAATCTCAAGGTCCGTTCCAACGACGACACCTACCCGTTCCGCCCGTACTCGGGCTACGTGCACATGACGGGAGACCAGGTCCGGGACGGCGCGCTCGTCCTCGAACCCCGTGCGGACGGCGGCCATGACGCCTACTGCTACCAGCTGCCGCGGGACAGCAGGGACAACGACGAGTTCTGGGTCGGCTACACGGCGGAGCTGTGGATGGGCCGGCGCCGCTCCCTCGCCGAGTCGGAGCTCGTACTCGGTCTGCCCTGCAGGGACGTCCGCACGGCGGCCGGTGACCTGGCCGCCGCCTCCGGTGCGCCGACCCGGATCGTCCGGGATCTCGACCCGTCCCTGGAGGCCGCCGTCACCACAGATGAGGAGCGCGACGCCGAACTGGAAGAGGCGCTCAGTGATCTCCGTCTCGTCAAGGACGACTGGGAGATCACCGAGCTCCGCAAGGCCGTGGACTCCACCGTGCGCGGATTCACCGATGTGATCGGTGAGCTCTCCCGGGCGGTCGCGTCGTCCGAGCGGTGGATCGAGGGCACGTTCTTCCGCCGCGCACGCCTCGAGGGCAACTCCGTCGGCTACGGCTCGATCTGCGCCGCGGGCGAGCACGCCACGATCATGCACTGGACGGACAACGACGGTCCGGTGCGTCCGGGGGACCTGCTCCTGCTCGACGCCGGTGTGGAGACGCACACCCTCTACACCGCCGACGTCACACGCACGCTTCCGATCAGCGGCACTTTTACGCCCCTGCAGCGCAAGGTGTACGACGCGGTGTACGAGGCCCAGGAGGCCGGCATGGCCGCCGTCAAGCCGGGTGCCGCGTACCATGACTTCCACGAGGCGTCCCAGCGCCACCTGGCGGCCCGGCTGGTCGAGTGGGGCTTCATCGAAGGCCCGGCCGATCGCGCGTACGAACTCGGCCTCCAGCGTCGCTTCACCATGGCGGGCACCGGTCACATGCTCGGTCTGGACGTCCATGACTGCGCGCAGGCCCGGCACGAGGAATACGTCGACGGCGTACTGGAGCCGGGCATGGTGCTCACCGTCGAGCCCGGTCTGTACTTCCAGCCGGATGACCTCACCGTGCCCGCCGAATGGCGCGGCATCGGCGTCCGGATCGAGGATGACCTGGTCGTGACCCAGGACGGCCACGAGAACCTGTCGGCGGGCCTGCCGCGGTCGGCGGACGAAGTCGAGGCGTGGATGGCCCGGTTCGCGGGCTGA
- a CDS encoding Dyp-type peroxidase: MSGSEQVALELDDIQRGVLSPRPTPYAATYLVFRVDDRAAGRELMRRASAVVTSAADSVSPRGDTWVSVAVSCHGLEALGVPRASLDTFAWEFRQGMAARAKTLGDVGDSSPENWEAPLGTPDIHVVLTAVAPDPPQLEEALDRARPAYDHLSGVTAIWRQDCYALPTETEHFGYRDGVSHPAVEGSGIAGSNRLESPLKAGEFVLGYRDEIGGLQTPQPEVLGRNGSYAVFRKLYQDVAAFRRYLRDNATSPEDEELLAAKIMGRWRSGAPLALSPQHDDPALGADPHRRNTFLYERDDPAGFITPGGCHIRRANPRDASVAGEVRLHRMIRRGAAYGPPLPEGVLEDDGADRGLMFAFIGAHLGRQFEFVQSEWMNDGVFFGAGNTKDPVTGSHDGVTGFTIPRRPLRRRLTPLPRFVVTRGGEYCFLPSLSALRRLGEPQN, encoded by the coding sequence GTGAGCGGGTCTGAGCAAGTTGCGTTGGAACTCGACGATATTCAGCGCGGGGTCCTCAGCCCTCGGCCGACTCCCTACGCGGCGACCTACCTTGTGTTCCGCGTCGATGACCGGGCGGCCGGGCGGGAGCTGATGCGGCGCGCGAGCGCGGTGGTGACCTCCGCCGCCGACTCGGTCAGCCCCCGGGGGGACACCTGGGTCAGTGTCGCGGTCTCCTGCCACGGTCTGGAGGCCCTGGGTGTGCCGCGCGCATCACTGGACACGTTCGCCTGGGAGTTCCGGCAGGGGATGGCCGCCCGGGCCAAAACGCTGGGCGATGTCGGCGACAGCAGCCCCGAGAACTGGGAAGCGCCGCTGGGCACGCCGGACATCCATGTGGTGCTCACGGCGGTCGCGCCTGACCCCCCGCAGTTGGAGGAGGCCCTCGATCGGGCCCGGCCCGCGTACGACCACCTTTCCGGTGTGACCGCGATCTGGCGGCAGGACTGCTACGCGCTGCCCACCGAGACCGAGCATTTCGGCTACCGCGACGGCGTCAGCCATCCAGCCGTCGAAGGAAGCGGCATCGCCGGGTCGAACCGGCTGGAGTCGCCGCTGAAGGCCGGGGAGTTCGTGCTCGGCTACCGGGACGAGATCGGCGGTCTCCAGACCCCGCAGCCGGAGGTCCTGGGGCGCAACGGCAGCTACGCGGTCTTCCGAAAGCTCTACCAGGACGTCGCCGCGTTCCGGCGCTATCTGCGGGACAACGCCACTTCTCCCGAAGACGAGGAACTGCTCGCGGCCAAGATCATGGGACGCTGGCGCAGCGGAGCCCCCCTTGCGCTCAGCCCGCAACACGACGACCCCGCTCTCGGTGCCGACCCGCACCGCCGCAACACCTTCCTGTACGAGCGCGACGATCCGGCGGGATTCATCACGCCCGGCGGCTGCCACATCCGCCGGGCCAACCCCCGCGACGCCTCGGTGGCGGGAGAAGTGCGACTGCACCGCATGATCAGACGCGGCGCCGCCTACGGTCCGCCGCTGCCCGAGGGAGTTCTGGAGGACGACGGGGCCGACCGCGGCCTGATGTTCGCGTTCATCGGTGCGCACCTCGGGCGGCAGTTCGAGTTCGTCCAGTCGGAATGGATGAACGACGGCGTCTTCTTCGGCGCGGGCAACACCAAAGACCCCGTTACCGGATCCCACGACGGAGTCACCGGCTTCACGATTCCCCGGCGGCCGTTGCGACGGCGCCTCACGCCACTGCCGCGGTTCGTCGTGACCCGCGGCGGCGAGTACTGCTTCCTGCCGAGCCTGAGCGCCCTGCGCCGGCTCGGGGAACCCCAGAACTGA
- a CDS encoding DUF4440 domain-containing protein, protein MHSFLGAFTNTGGSRPNVDAVREVFIPQGMIINNVGDEPVIYNLDAFVEPREKILTDGTLTEFSEWEVAERTEIFGSIAHRFSEYRKSGFLDGEWFEGSGRKTTQFVRTPVGWRMSSMAWDDHVTLVSAAHAS, encoded by the coding sequence ATGCACTCTTTCCTCGGTGCGTTCACCAACACCGGCGGTAGCCGGCCGAACGTGGACGCTGTCCGTGAGGTGTTCATTCCACAAGGAATGATTATCAATAACGTCGGGGACGAGCCGGTGATCTACAACCTCGACGCGTTCGTCGAGCCCCGGGAGAAGATCCTCACCGATGGGACGCTGACGGAGTTCTCCGAATGGGAAGTTGCCGAGCGGACCGAGATTTTCGGGTCGATCGCACACCGATTCAGCGAGTACCGCAAGTCCGGTTTCCTCGATGGCGAGTGGTTCGAGGGATCCGGCCGCAAGACCACGCAGTTCGTCCGGACACCTGTCGGCTGGAGGATGAGCTCAATGGCCTGGGATGACCACGTCACCCTCGTCTCCGCCGCCCACGCCTCCTGA
- a CDS encoding SMI1/KNR4 family protein — MAQARLGLPLPAALREAYQLLGRRTDLTDNQDTLLAPQDLSLDEDRGVLVFRVENQSCAYWGIRVTDLDQDDPPVVARPALTRPATDDWTAWLGRVSVEFIEIVLSEALCADEDLMEWEVLGDTGLPEDVVGAFQHLPFPEYPISRQTGSRWYAHDEIILRDDRQTLLIRARTAAALDRFDGEDEED, encoded by the coding sequence GTGGCCCAAGCCCGGCTCGGCCTGCCCCTGCCCGCGGCGCTGCGCGAGGCCTACCAATTGCTCGGGCGACGCACGGACCTGACGGACAACCAGGACACGCTGCTTGCCCCGCAGGATCTCTCCCTCGATGAGGACCGCGGCGTGCTGGTCTTCCGTGTCGAGAACCAGTCCTGCGCCTACTGGGGGATACGCGTCACGGACCTCGACCAGGACGACCCGCCTGTTGTGGCCCGTCCCGCCCTCACCCGGCCCGCCACCGATGACTGGACCGCGTGGCTGGGCCGGGTCAGCGTCGAGTTCATCGAGATCGTCCTCTCGGAGGCCCTGTGCGCCGATGAAGACCTGATGGAATGGGAGGTCCTCGGCGACACCGGCCTGCCCGAGGACGTCGTCGGCGCCTTCCAACACCTGCCGTTCCCGGAATACCCGATCAGCCGGCAGACGGGCTCACGCTGGTACGCGCACGACGAAATCATCCTCCGTGACGATCGCCAGACCCTGTTGATCCGCGCCCGCACCGCGGCGGCCCTTGACCGCTTCGACGGGGAGGATGAGGAGGACTGA
- a CDS encoding xanthine dehydrogenase family protein molybdopterin-binding subunit, protein MTGKGRYVADIEVPGCLDAVFVRSRIGHGTLRSVDCGPARAVPGVVGAWAATDLAEMPPCVHSAAALQDLPPVPHTVLAKLSSDEAVAGREWPALVKERVRYAGEALAVVLGEDRYRAEDGAAEVTFEIDPLPAMVTPSAAADDSLLLFDGLSNVALQGEAGKPIEDAVWREAAAVVEGRYRQSLLMPSPMECRTILAVPEGDDTLTVWSGHQMPHRLRRELAALLGWSLDRVRVVVPDTGGAFGSKSASFPEFVVVAFLASKLKRPVRWIEDRKESMTAAARGRGQDQHARLASDADGRLLAYQLNIDADVGAYPHLGVGLPMQTAWMATGPYATPEVHATVRSVLTNTMVTYPYRGAGRPEAVIALERSMDTLARKLGMDPAELRRRNFIAPESFPYDTPSGRTYDSGNYAAALDLALKTVDYDRWRAEQARRRTDATAKPLGIGLSCYVERSGGEPGGLHEFGSIEANPDGTITARCGAASSGQGHETVFPALVAKTLGVDEERVRLIEGDTGEQPEGLGSFASRTAQVAGALLQHVSHLLIGEARKRAAGLWKVPLEQVEWSDGTVHDTQNGSAVMDLSELVKATGTLKVNDRFETKTAFPFGAHVAVAEVDPELGTVQLLQVVTVDDCGVQLNPTLVRGQAFGSCLQGIGQALYEAIPYDDDGAPMLGNGLLDYLLPTFTEVPPIEVRDTCTPSPGSPLGAKGAGESGCIGTPAAVVNAVIDALQVAEPDLLQMPLTPDVVWRAARAPKLEGAR, encoded by the coding sequence GTGACAGGGAAGGGCCGCTACGTCGCCGATATCGAAGTGCCGGGTTGTCTCGACGCTGTGTTCGTGAGAAGCAGAATTGGGCACGGTACTTTGCGGTCCGTGGATTGCGGTCCGGCCCGTGCGGTACCTGGCGTGGTGGGAGCCTGGGCCGCCACGGATCTCGCGGAAATGCCGCCGTGCGTGCACTCGGCCGCCGCCCTGCAGGACCTGCCTCCCGTGCCGCACACGGTGCTTGCCAAACTCTCCTCCGACGAGGCGGTGGCGGGTCGTGAGTGGCCGGCGCTGGTGAAGGAGCGGGTGCGATACGCGGGCGAGGCCCTTGCAGTAGTTCTGGGAGAAGACCGCTACCGGGCCGAGGACGGAGCAGCCGAGGTCACCTTCGAGATTGATCCGCTGCCCGCGATGGTGACCCCGTCCGCCGCGGCAGACGACTCGCTTCTTCTCTTCGACGGATTGAGTAACGTCGCCCTGCAGGGCGAGGCCGGAAAGCCCATCGAGGACGCGGTGTGGCGTGAGGCGGCAGCAGTGGTGGAGGGCCGGTACCGCCAGAGTCTCCTCATGCCCTCCCCCATGGAATGCCGGACGATTCTTGCTGTCCCCGAAGGTGACGACACGTTGACGGTGTGGTCCGGGCATCAGATGCCGCACCGGCTGCGCCGCGAACTGGCGGCGCTGTTGGGCTGGTCGCTCGACCGGGTGCGCGTGGTGGTCCCGGACACCGGGGGTGCGTTCGGCTCCAAGAGCGCGTCCTTCCCGGAGTTCGTCGTGGTTGCCTTCCTGGCTTCGAAGCTCAAGCGACCCGTCCGGTGGATCGAGGACCGCAAGGAATCCATGACGGCCGCGGCCCGGGGCCGAGGCCAGGACCAGCACGCCCGGCTGGCCTCGGACGCCGATGGACGACTGCTGGCCTACCAGTTGAACATCGACGCCGACGTCGGTGCGTATCCCCACCTCGGGGTCGGACTGCCGATGCAGACAGCCTGGATGGCAACTGGCCCGTACGCCACACCCGAGGTACATGCAACCGTGCGCTCGGTATTGACCAACACCATGGTGACCTACCCCTACCGTGGCGCCGGCCGTCCGGAGGCGGTGATCGCTCTGGAGCGGTCCATGGACACGCTGGCTCGAAAGCTGGGCATGGATCCGGCGGAACTACGACGCCGCAATTTCATTGCCCCCGAGAGCTTCCCGTACGACACGCCCAGCGGTCGGACATACGACAGCGGGAACTACGCCGCGGCGCTCGACCTGGCCCTGAAGACTGTCGACTACGACAGGTGGCGAGCCGAGCAGGCCAGGCGCAGGACCGACGCGACTGCCAAGCCACTGGGCATCGGCCTGTCGTGCTACGTGGAACGCTCCGGTGGCGAACCGGGCGGACTGCACGAGTTCGGCAGCATTGAGGCCAACCCGGACGGCACCATCACCGCCCGGTGCGGCGCTGCATCCAGCGGCCAGGGCCACGAAACGGTCTTCCCCGCCCTGGTGGCCAAGACCCTGGGCGTGGACGAAGAACGCGTCAGGCTGATCGAAGGAGACACCGGCGAGCAGCCCGAGGGCTTGGGATCGTTCGCCAGTCGAACGGCGCAGGTGGCCGGCGCACTGCTTCAGCATGTCTCCCATCTGCTCATCGGCGAGGCCCGGAAGAGGGCCGCGGGACTGTGGAAGGTACCGCTCGAGCAGGTGGAGTGGTCCGACGGTACCGTGCACGACACCCAGAACGGCTCCGCGGTCATGGACCTGTCCGAACTGGTCAAGGCCACCGGGACACTCAAGGTGAACGATCGGTTCGAGACGAAGACGGCGTTCCCGTTCGGCGCCCACGTGGCGGTGGCTGAGGTCGATCCGGAGCTGGGCACCGTGCAGCTGCTGCAGGTGGTGACAGTCGACGATTGCGGAGTGCAACTCAACCCCACGCTGGTGCGGGGGCAGGCCTTCGGGTCCTGCCTGCAGGGCATCGGCCAGGCCCTCTACGAGGCGATTCCCTACGACGACGACGGCGCTCCCATGCTGGGCAACGGTCTGTTGGACTACCTGCTGCCGACGTTCACCGAGGTGCCGCCCATCGAGGTCAGGGATACCTGCACCCCGAGCCCCGGCTCGCCGCTGGGCGCCAAGGGCGCCGGGGAGTCGGGCTGCATCGGAACTCCGGCCGCCGTCGTCAACGCCGTGATCGACGCGCTCCAGGTTGCTGAACCGGACCTGCTGCAAATGCCACTCACTCCTGACGTGGTGTGGCGGGCTGCGCGAGCCCCGAAACTGGAGGGGGCCCGATGA
- a CDS encoding FAD binding domain-containing protein — protein sequence MKPAAFDYAVPRTVPEAVDALGNSSGKAQVLAGGQSLLLEMHLERITPDLVVDINRIAVLDEMRVHDKRVQVGALVRHREFESPEAVAGPLGTLFSLAVVNIAHPPIRTRGTMVGSFAWAHPASEWCAIAMAMDADIQMAGPGGAREVAARDYFQGPYKTARQPGELITSVSFPLLSEETGVGFIEHRRTHFCFAQVAVSATLTVRDGVIEKARIGLANCADRPLRAHAAEQALHGAEIGPPMDGYRVPTEHPFARAGKIAAEQDAAPVAEPYADLEYRRHAISVVVARTLCQAANDQRSRVRQLEGDSR from the coding sequence ATGAAGCCTGCAGCCTTCGACTATGCCGTGCCGCGCACGGTGCCCGAGGCCGTCGACGCACTCGGCAACAGCAGCGGAAAAGCACAGGTGCTCGCCGGCGGCCAGAGCCTGCTCCTGGAGATGCATCTGGAACGCATCACTCCCGACCTGGTCGTCGACATCAACCGGATCGCGGTGCTCGACGAGATGCGGGTGCACGACAAAAGAGTGCAGGTCGGTGCCCTGGTCCGGCACCGCGAATTCGAGTCCCCCGAAGCCGTGGCAGGCCCCCTCGGCACGTTGTTCTCGCTCGCGGTCGTCAACATCGCCCATCCCCCCATCCGCACGCGCGGAACCATGGTGGGCAGCTTCGCCTGGGCGCACCCCGCCTCGGAATGGTGCGCCATCGCCATGGCTATGGACGCCGACATCCAGATGGCGGGTCCGGGCGGTGCACGCGAAGTCGCCGCCCGCGACTACTTCCAGGGGCCGTACAAAACGGCCCGGCAACCGGGGGAACTGATCACCTCCGTGAGTTTCCCGCTGCTCAGCGAGGAAACCGGAGTCGGCTTCATCGAGCACCGGCGCACTCACTTCTGCTTCGCGCAGGTGGCCGTGTCGGCGACCCTTACCGTACGCGACGGCGTGATCGAAAAAGCCAGGATCGGACTGGCCAACTGCGCCGACCGGCCCCTGCGGGCACACGCCGCGGAACAAGCGTTGCATGGCGCCGAAATCGGCCCGCCCATGGACGGATACCGGGTGCCCACAGAGCACCCCTTCGCGCGCGCGGGCAAGATCGCGGCGGAGCAGGACGCCGCACCAGTGGCGGAGCCGTACGCCGACCTCGAGTACCGGAGGCATGCCATCTCGGTCGTGGTTGCCAGAACACTGTGCCAAGCAGCGAACGACCAGCGGTCGCGCGTCCGTCAACTCGAAGGAGACAGCCGATGA
- a CDS encoding (2Fe-2S)-binding protein, producing the protein MKITLHVNGEDFPLDVEPRRILADVLREDCRLTGTHLGCEHGVCGACTVLVDGEAVRACLMFAVQCDGRSVRTVEGLAGPDGEPSALQRAFSAEHALQCGFCTPGFLMAAAGALEANPGIGSDPEAVDDIVRSNVCRCTGYEPIRRAIMRAAQEQQQPVT; encoded by the coding sequence ATGAAGATCACCCTCCATGTCAACGGCGAGGATTTTCCCCTGGATGTGGAGCCGCGACGCATCCTCGCCGACGTGCTCCGAGAGGACTGTCGACTGACCGGCACGCATCTGGGCTGCGAGCACGGTGTCTGCGGGGCCTGCACCGTGCTGGTGGACGGCGAGGCGGTCCGCGCCTGTCTGATGTTCGCCGTGCAGTGCGACGGCAGATCTGTGCGTACCGTCGAAGGACTTGCAGGGCCGGACGGTGAGCCCAGTGCGCTGCAGCGGGCATTCTCCGCCGAGCACGCGCTGCAGTGCGGTTTCTGCACACCTGGGTTCCTCATGGCGGCTGCTGGGGCGCTGGAGGCGAACCCCGGCATCGGCAGCGATCCGGAAGCCGTAGACGACATTGTCAGGTCCAACGTGTGCCGGTGCACCGGCTACGAACCCATCCGACGCGCGATCATGCGCGCCGCGCAGGAACAGCAGCAGCCCGTGACCTGA